The Poseidonibacter antarcticus genome includes a region encoding these proteins:
- a CDS encoding cache domain-containing protein, translating to MRKLSDENFILNIVKYTPSIFVVVIALLVNFYISIDHTKNLKKDKEEIRKNYIKLNKDISKTNINNVHKYINNKKLESINSLKKEIKGQSYNAHNVMTTIYNDFKNIKSKEEITQIIKSALKNIRFNDGRSYFFIYDLNGTNIFHPVKPEREGKNFYNLQDLHKKFIIQESINIAKSKKAEGFQTWMFNKPNDTLKEYQKIGFIKKFNPYNWFIGIGEYKQNFQNKVKKEVLDNIKTIEYKDKNNVFVIDEKGNLLLSELNFSNISHLDKNNIFLKSYTNFINSKKKSTYLEYTFENEEKRYNKISYLEKINDYNWVIGTGFDYNNLNSMIIQKQKELEEDYQKNLMIIRISTLIITLIFLIPSLFVSRFLKRIFLSYKQKLLENETTKFETMMEELNLIFDNLPINVIYKDTKDNIIRANKNMADSLNLSTEDLRNKPSKNIFPDFYKEYYKCDLETIKSKKTIADILGKYKSKDGIKLINFSNIPIFDKNGEVRNIIVFVTDITEKEALKEDNKRKEVLLYQQSKMATMGEMIANIAHQWKQPLSTITVAATGTKLQKQMNCLSDESLFSSLDSINNSAQYLAQTIDDFRNFFNPDKNNYSEFIISSTIEKTLKLLLPKYKTQNIEIIKDIENIEIISLENEIIQVLINILNNARDELIKYKQRRLIFIKTYKKENSLILEIKDNAKGINKDIIDKIFDPYFTTKKDSEGTGIGLYMSKNILTKLLNAEFKVENKTFSYDNIKYTGVKFSINIPITPS from the coding sequence TTGAGAAAACTATCAGATGAAAACTTTATACTAAATATTGTGAAATATACTCCATCTATATTTGTAGTAGTAATAGCACTACTAGTTAACTTTTATATTTCTATTGATCATACTAAAAATTTAAAAAAAGACAAAGAAGAGATTAGAAAAAATTATATTAAATTAAATAAAGATATAAGTAAAACTAATATAAATAATGTACATAAATATATAAATAATAAAAAATTAGAATCTATTAACTCATTAAAAAAAGAAATTAAAGGTCAATCATATAATGCTCATAATGTAATGACAACAATATATAATGACTTTAAAAATATAAAATCAAAAGAAGAAATCACTCAAATAATAAAATCTGCATTAAAAAATATTAGATTTAATGATGGAAGAAGTTATTTTTTCATATACGATTTAAATGGAACAAATATTTTTCATCCAGTAAAACCTGAACGGGAAGGAAAAAACTTTTATAATCTTCAAGATTTACATAAAAAATTTATTATTCAAGAATCTATAAACATAGCAAAAAGTAAAAAAGCAGAAGGATTCCAAACATGGATGTTTAATAAACCTAATGATACTTTAAAAGAATATCAAAAAATAGGATTTATAAAAAAGTTCAATCCTTACAATTGGTTTATTGGTATAGGAGAATATAAACAAAACTTTCAAAATAAAGTTAAAAAAGAAGTCTTAGATAATATAAAAACTATAGAATACAAAGATAAAAATAATGTTTTTGTAATAGATGAAAAAGGTAATTTATTATTATCAGAATTAAACTTTTCTAATATTAGTCATTTAGATAAAAATAATATATTTTTAAAATCATATACAAATTTTATAAATTCTAAGAAAAAATCTACATATTTAGAATACACATTTGAAAATGAAGAGAAAAGATATAATAAGATATCTTATTTAGAAAAAATCAATGATTATAATTGGGTAATTGGAACTGGATTTGATTATAATAATTTAAATTCTATGATTATTCAAAAACAAAAAGAATTAGAAGAAGATTATCAAAAAAATTTAATGATTATAAGAATATCAACTTTAATTATTACATTAATATTTTTAATACCATCACTATTTGTATCAAGATTTCTAAAAAGAATTTTTCTTTCATATAAACAAAAACTTTTAGAAAATGAAACTACAAAATTTGAAACAATGATGGAAGAATTAAATCTTATTTTTGATAACTTACCTATAAATGTTATTTATAAAGATACTAAAGACAATATTATCAGAGCAAATAAGAATATGGCGGATTCTCTTAATCTAAGTACAGAAGATTTAAGAAATAAACCTTCAAAAAATATTTTTCCAGATTTTTATAAAGAATATTACAAATGTGATCTTGAAACTATAAAATCTAAAAAGACTATAGCAGATATTCTTGGAAAATATAAATCAAAAGATGGAATAAAACTTATCAATTTCTCTAATATTCCTATTTTTGATAAAAATGGAGAAGTTCGAAATATTATTGTTTTTGTTACAGATATTACTGAAAAAGAAGCTCTTAAAGAAGATAATAAAAGAAAAGAAGTACTATTATACCAACAAAGCAAAATGGCAACAATGGGTGAGATGATTGCTAATATTGCCCATCAATGGAAACAACCCTTATCAACAATCACTGTTGCTGCAACTGGAACAAAGCTTCAAAAGCAAATGAATTGTTTATCTGATGAAAGCTTATTCTCATCCTTAGATTCAATAAATAATTCAGCACAATATTTAGCTCAAACAATAGATGATTTTAGAAACTTTTTTAATCCAGATAAAAATAATTATTCTGAATTTATTATTTCATCTACTATTGAGAAAACATTAAAACTTTTACTTCCAAAATATAAAACTCAAAATATCGAAATTATAAAAGATATTGAAAATATTGAAATTATCTCTTTAGAAAATGAAATTATACAAGTGTTAATAAATATCTTAAATAATGCAAGAGATGAACTAATTAAATATAAACAAAGAAGATTGATTTTTATAAAAACATATAAAAAAGAAAATTCTTTAATCCTTGAAATTAAAGATAATGCAAAAGGTATAAACAAAGATATTATAGACAAAATCTTTGATCCATATTTTACTACAAAAAAAGATTCTGAAGGTACAGGAATAGGTTTATATATGAGTAAAAATATTCTAACAAAGCTTTTAAATGCAGAGTTTAAAGTAGAAAATAAGACTTTCTCTTATGATAATATTAAATATACTGGAGTAAAGTTTAGTATAAATATTCCCATTACTCCTTCTTAA